The Gloeobacter morelensis MG652769 genome contains the following window.
AGGAGGAAACGATGCCCAACAATAATAATGACAAAGATAACGGCAACGGCAACGGCAACGACGATACCACCGGGAATCTGTCCCATGAGGAAAACGGCCACGAGCCGGATCCCAAACCCGCCGGGGGGACACCGACGGACGACGAGTTGGGAGGCGAGACCGAGAATCCCCAAAATTTCAGCGAAGAGCCCTTGCCCGACCAGGGCGCGTGGGGCTTCGAGATGCCGGATTGGCTAGATCCGAGCGACGGCGATATTTTTGGGATGGACAACAGCGCCGCTGCGCTGGTTGGCGGTACTTTGGCCGCCGGGGCGCTGGCCCTATCCGGCGCCGGTGCTCTGGCGGCTGGCGGTGCCCTGGCCACCGGTGTGGTGATGGGTCTGGGGGACGAAATGCTGTTTGACCAGCAAGGCGAGTCCGTCGAGGCTTCGACCGACGGCGTCGAGGCAATAGCAACCGAGGTCGGCATTGGCGAAGACCCCGAGGGCACCTTTGTACCCGAGGACGGTCTCCAGGAGGATCTCGACTTCTACGCCGAAGGCCCTCAATTCTACGCTGAGGAGGATGCGCAGTACGGCGAGAACGCCTGAGGCCTGCTGCCGCCCGTCGCCACCGCCCGCTAGCTGCGGGTAATATCTGCCGGAGCGGCATAGATTTTTTTGAGCGTCTCGATATCGCGCGGCGATGGTTCGCTCAGCCCGCTCACCCTGGCAAACATGATGTCATCGATGTTGTCGCTGTGCCCCCACAGCCCGATGGCGTGCCCAAATTCGTGTACCGCCACCATCTCCAGCCATTTGAGGCGCTCCTGCGGCTGGAACATGTTTGCTGGGCGCAAATTCAACTCGATCGTCGGGGCCGGCAAGCGATTTTCAAAGGCGCGGGGATTGAAGTTGAACGGTCGACGATCGGCAAAGCCCGCAATATCGCCTTTGTTACTGGCGGTGAAGACGACGACGATGTCCGCATCGGTGGGCCGCTCGACTTTCTCAAATTGAACAAGGCCATCGCTGGCAGTTTGCCATTTAAGCGCCGCGTTCCAGGTCAGTTCGGCAAAAGCCGGGTCCGGAGCCGCTCCAAGGTAGACCTTGATGGGCATCCGTGACATACGGACCACCACGGCTTTGCGGGTGCGATTGGTACTGCTGCCAATTGAAATCCACGCATCGTAATCATACCGGCACGCTTCAAAATAGTCCCCGGCGGCAGGCTTGCCCGGTTCTTTGGCCACCAGAACGGTAGCCCCGGCGGGGTAATCGAGCAAGTTGAGGCCGTACAGTTCGGCGCGCTGACGCAGGTACGCTATCTGTTCACTACTCAATGCGCCGCCACTGTCGGCGATGAGCGCCGCGTATGCGCTTCCCAACAGCGCCACGCCGCTGGACACCGATGTGCGCAGGCGCAGGGCCGGCTCCAGATAGCGGATGGCGGCGGGAGCGTCGTCGAGAAGCAGCATTTGCCTCGCCTGCTGTTCATAGACCCAACCGAGCACTTCGCGTCCTTCGCGCGAGGGAAATAAAGACAGCGACAGCAGCAGCCCTGCACCGGCCTCCTCCCAGCGTTGGGCGGTGGCGGCGGACACAGCCTGGTTGTAAGCTGCCAGGGCGCGTTTCTCGTCGCGGGCCGTCGCAAGGGGCACCGGCGGCAGGGCCGTTTCGAGGGGCAGGGGCGTCGCTTTTGCTGCAGGTTTCGACAGCGCCACAGGCTTCGACAGTCGCACCCCGACCACCTGATCTTGAAAGAGCGTCGAAGCAAACGCGCTGACAAAACCAGAGGAGCGCTCGATGAGCAATTCGCGGGTGGGCAGCACGTCCGATTCGCCTTCAGTCGCCGTTTCGGCAATCGATTCGAGCACCAGCCGATGACCAAAGGGCGGGGCTGTGACCAGTTTGCCGCGCACGGCCGCACCGGCGCGGATCAAGGTCAGGCCGTTACCGTCGAGGATGTCGTAGAGGATGGCACCGCTCACCGGACGGGTCGTGCCCTGCTGGACTCCGACGTCTTCTTTTTGATCGAGCCGCACGGCCAGATAGGTGCCCGCGGGCACCCGCACGGGGGTATCGCGCCAGGCGGGCTGAGCCACTTCGACCGCGAGTTGCTCACCGCCTGCAACCGCCCGCCAGGAGCGCTCCGGGTCGGGGGCTTCAACCTGAACACTGGCGCTGCGCACCCCAGCGGTCGCCATTTGGCGCAAAAAGGCGGCGGTTCGCTCCCGCAGCAAGGCCTGCTCCGCTAACGGACCGACGGCTAGGGACAGCCCATCGGTCGCAGGTTTTACCGACAATACATTACCCCAACCGAAGTACCGCTCCGCCAGAGCGGAGGGAGCCACCTCCAGCGGCTGAAGTCTGGCAACCCTGGGGGGCGGCTCGCCAAGTTCGGTCGCGGGCATAGCAGCCAGGTTCCCCGACAACGGTAACGGTACCTCCAATTCCTCACCCTCGCGCCGAATCTTGAGCTTGACGACATCGCCGCCCTGGCGATTGGCCAGCAGGGGAACGATATCGCGCAGGCGGGCGACAGCCTTGCCGTCGATGGCCACAAGCAGGTCGCCGTGCCGCAAAGCGGCATTGCGCGCCTGCTCGGTGCTGGCGCCCATCAAGACGACGCGCTGCGGACGGTCGCCCGAGGCAGGCAATTCGCGCATAGTCAAGCCCAGAAATGCCCGGCGCAACTCAGCGCTCGATCGCACCACCCGGCCGCCCTGCAGGTGCAGGCGCACCTCGACGGCAGGGGCAGCCGCCTCAACGGGCAGCGCCGGGAAGGGCGCCACTTTACTCAGGCTCTCGTAGAGACGCCCGGTCAATCCGGGTTGCGATGGGTCCGGCTCTTCGACGCTGATCCCGCCCAACCAACCGGCACGACTGACCCGCACCCGCACCACCAGATTCTGCTGAGCACCGGGGCTCCATTTGTCTTTCAGCTGGGACTCAAACTTGGCAAGCCACCCGTCCAGGTTCGACTCGGCTAGAACCGGCGCACAGCAGCTCAACCCACCCACCAGTACAAGCAATAAAAGACGATACATCGTGATTGCATAACCTTTCATTTATTACTATGGAGCAGTGCCGCCGGTTTATGCACGTCAAGATTCGTCGGTCGTTCAGGTTGCCGCCGCCGCCAAGGCGCTGTTATATTGATGGCGAACATTCACATTCACCAAATAGGGAAAGGGAGGTGGTGCCGATGAGTATACCTGGTACTAGCTTGAATCTTCGGACCGCGAACGGTCGGCTGTGCGCCGGAGCTGTGGCTCTCTAAGAGTTTCCTTTCGGCAGTCTTGACTGCGGAATATCCAGATTCGCCGGGACGCCCCCTTAGCAACTGCTGAGGGGGCGACTGGTTTTTTAACCGGTCACATCGGTAAAATCAATTGCTGCTGGATGCGCTCGAGCACCCGGTTATCCAGGGCCTCTTTGGCCAGGCGGATGGCGCTCAAGATGCCCTGGGCCTTCGAGGAGCCATGGGCAATGATGCAGACACCGTTGACCCCGAGAAGCAGCCCGCCGCCGTAGGCCGCGTAGTCCATGCGCTGCTTGACCTGGCCCAGGTTGTTGCGCATCAGGGCGATGCCGATTTTGCCGGGGATGCCCCGCGGCAACTCTTCGCGCAGGATCTGCAGGGCCACCAGCCCGACACCCTCGGCAAATTTGAGCAGCACGTTGCCCATGAAGCCGTCACAGACGACGACATCGAAGCGACCGGTCATCACGTCGCGCCCTTCGCAGTTACCTGCAAACGGCACGTGGGGGTTGTTGACGAGCATCTCGTAGGCGTCGGCGACCAGTTCGTTACCCTTGCCGCGCTCCTCGCCGATGTTGAGCAGGCCGACTTTGGGCTCGGCCACCCCGAGCACGTAGCGGCTGTAGAGTGCTCCCATCAGGGCGAACTGCTCCAAAAAGCGCGGCCTGCTGTCGGTGTTGGCCCCAACATCGAGCAGCAGCACCCGCTTGCCCAGTTTGAGCGTCGGCAGCATCGCACCGATGGCGGGCCGCTCGATGCCCGGAAGCCTGCCGATGCGAAAGAGGGCCGCCGCCATCGCCGCCCCGGTATTGCCGGCGGCCACCGCCGCTTCCGCCCGGCCCTGTTTGACCAGATCCATCGTCACCATGATCGAGGAGTTCGGTTTGCGGCGGACGATCGTGGGCTCCTCACCCATGCCGACTTGCTCTGGTGCATCGACAATTTCGACCGATTGGGCGGCATTGTGCCTGCGCAGTTCAGGCAAGATGGCCTCGGCGCTACCGACCAGCACAATATCGACACCCAACTGTGCCCGGGCCAAAAGGGCACCCTGCACGATTTCCTGCGGGGCGTAATCGCCGCCCATGGCATCAATTGCGATGCGCACGGTCTTTTCCCATCCGTTCACTCCCGCTACCCGACGAGGGTATTCAGCACCGTTGTCTCTGTAAACCACTGTATCGGACGGCGGCAAGTCTTACTGCTGCCGACTTCGAAAAGTTCGCGATCACTTGTCATTTTCCGGTGGCCACTGGATATACTAAGCAGTATGGCAAGCTCAGACCGCTGGCACTGCGGGCGGTGATCCTCCTGAGGCATGAGGCACAATGAATGAGTAAGCACCAGCCTGCGCCGCCCTGCATCGTCGATGTCGGGCTTGTCGTCAGCAAACAGGACATGATTCGTGTTCTCGAGGATCTAGGAAGGGTCAGCTACCTGGATATTCAGGACGGCGAAGTGCGCCGGGTCGGCGAAGCCTACGTCATGGAAGTGTTCTGCGATCCATCCGGGGCGACGATGATCGCCAACCGCACCATCTATCTCAACGTCAACAGTTTCGATTGTCTCCAGCTCGACTGGCCCACCGGCGAGCGCCCGCAGTTCAATCTGCTGCAAGAGGGGCGCGTCGTTCGGCTGATCCCCGCCACCGACCCGCTCGAAGAGCGCGACAGCGAAGAGCATACCCAGGCGATTCAGCAGCGGCTCAACACGGGTCTGCGCTCTGTGGTCGAAGAGGTGCTCATGGAGTCTTCGTGTCTTTGCGAGGACTGGGACGAGGACGACGACGACGACCTTGACGGCTAGGTTTGCCTTCACCATCGAGCACCGCGATGGCGAAGCCCGCGCCGGTACCTTCAGCACCCCCCACGGCCCGGTGCACACGCCTTGTTTCATGCCGGTGGGCACCAAGGCGACCGTCAAAACCCTGACGCCTACCCAACTTGCCGAGGCCGGCGCCCAGATGATCCTGGCCAATACCTACCACCTGAGTCTGCAGCCGGGCGCGGATATCGTTGCGGGAGCTGGCGGCTTGCACGGGTTTATGCAGTGGCCGGGGCCAATTCTCACCGACTCCGGGGGCTTCCAGGTGTTTAGCTTGAGCAGCTTGCGCACGATCGACGATGACGGGGTGACTTTTCGCGAACCGAAGAGCGGCGCCCTTGTGCGCTTTACACCCGAGCACGCCGTCGCTGTGCAAAACGCCCTTGGGGCGGATGTGATCATGGCCTTCGACGAGTGCCCACCTTACCCGGCCGGCCGCGAGCAGGTTGAAGGGGCGGTGGAGCGCACTTTGCGCTGGTTCGAGCGCTGCGTGGAGGCCCACCGCCGCCCGGAGCAGGCCCTGTTCGGCATCGTGCAGGGCGGCATCTGGCCGGATCTGCGCCGCCGCTGCGCCGAGGGGCTCGTCGCGGCGGATCTGCCCGGCTACGCCATCGGCGGGGTGAGCGTCGGTGAGCCGCAAACGCTCATCGAGCAGGTGGTGCGCGTCACGGTCCCTCTGTTGCCGGAGCACAAGCCGCGCTACTTGATGGGAGTGGGCACCTTCCGCGAAATGGCCCAGGCGGTGGCCGTGGGAGTGGACCTGTTCGACTGCGTGATGCCCACCCGCGTCGCCCGCCACGGTAGTGCGCTATTGCTCAGCTCCGGGGGCGACTGCCGCATCAACCTCAAAAACGCCCAATTTCGCCGCGCCTACGAGCCGCTCGACTGCGCGTGCCGCTGCTATACCTGCCGTCACTTCAGCCGCGCCTACCTTGCGCATCTGGTGCGCAGCGAAGAGATCCTGGCGATGACGCTGCTATCGATTCACAACGTCGCTACGCTCACCCGCTTCGCCGCCTTGCTGCGCTCCGCAATCGCTACCGGGAGCTTCGTTCGGGAGTTTGCGCACTACTTGCAGAGCGGGTCTGAGCAAGTACTCAGCAATTAAATCAAACTCATAATGTCTATAAGCCATAGTTATCTAAAAAAGAAAGATCTTCAGAGCTTAAAAACTCAGTAAAATAGAGCGGGATAAGTGCAACCCTGCCGGGAAGTAGTTAGACACTGCTTCCCTCTCTAATTCACAATTCAATCGCCTGCCTGCTGCAGATGTTCATCTTGCCCGCAAGCAGGTATTGTGATGCGGCTGTACCATCCCTTCCGGGTGATGCTCCTGTTTGGCTAGACTGGAGGCGGTTCTACCGCAGGGAGACTCCACGATGGCAGGACAGGGAAGTGCAGGCAACGTGATCGCAGCGGCGCTCAGTTTCTTCGTACCGGGCCTGGGGCAGCTCACCCAGGGACGCCTGCTCACAGCCGCTTTGCATCTGCTCTTCAGCGGCATTCTTTGGGTGGTGAGCTTCGGCACCCTCGGCTGGATCGTCCATATCTGGTCGGCCTACAGCGCTGCGGTCTGGCGTACCTAGGATTTTGGACTGTCGTAGGGCCGCAAGTAAGCCACGAGAATATGCTTAGTCTGTTCGAGCATCTGGAAATGATATTTTTCGTCCCCTAGGACCCCGGCGGTGAGTAGCGTGCAGCCGGTGCGCACGCACACATCGGCGAGCAGTTCGCAGCGCTCGGGCTGCAGGGCCGGATTGCGCATCGAAAGCAGCGCCGCAAGCACTTTGACCAGTTCGCGATCGAGGCTCTCGTCCTCGGCTTTGCACAGATGGGGGGTGAGCTGGTGCTGCAGCATCACCGCCCGAAAGCCCGACTGCGACTGAAAATCGCCGTAGGCGTCGATGACATCGCCAACCATGCGCTCCAGCGCTACCGCGGCCATCGCCGGGGTGAGCACCTGCGCGCCTAGCGCGTG
Protein-coding sequences here:
- a CDS encoding matrixin family metalloprotease; translation: MYRLLLLVLVGGLSCCAPVLAESNLDGWLAKFESQLKDKWSPGAQQNLVVRVRVSRAGWLGGISVEEPDPSQPGLTGRLYESLSKVAPFPALPVEAAAPAVEVRLHLQGGRVVRSSAELRRAFLGLTMRELPASGDRPQRVVLMGASTEQARNAALRHGDLLVAIDGKAVARLRDIVPLLANRQGGDVVKLKIRREGEELEVPLPLSGNLAAMPATELGEPPPRVARLQPLEVAPSALAERYFGWGNVLSVKPATDGLSLAVGPLAEQALLRERTAAFLRQMATAGVRSASVQVEAPDPERSWRAVAGGEQLAVEVAQPAWRDTPVRVPAGTYLAVRLDQKEDVGVQQGTTRPVSGAILYDILDGNGLTLIRAGAAVRGKLVTAPPFGHRLVLESIAETATEGESDVLPTRELLIERSSGFVSAFASTLFQDQVVGVRLSKPVALSKPAAKATPLPLETALPPVPLATARDEKRALAAYNQAVSAATAQRWEEAGAGLLLSLSLFPSREGREVLGWVYEQQARQMLLLDDAPAAIRYLEPALRLRTSVSSGVALLGSAYAALIADSGGALSSEQIAYLRQRAELYGLNLLDYPAGATVLVAKEPGKPAAGDYFEACRYDYDAWISIGSSTNRTRKAVVVRMSRMPIKVYLGAAPDPAFAELTWNAALKWQTASDGLVQFEKVERPTDADIVVVFTASNKGDIAGFADRRPFNFNPRAFENRLPAPTIELNLRPANMFQPQERLKWLEMVAVHEFGHAIGLWGHSDNIDDIMFARVSGLSEPSPRDIETLKKIYAAPADITRS
- the plsX gene encoding phosphate acyltransferase PlsX is translated as MNGWEKTVRIAIDAMGGDYAPQEIVQGALLARAQLGVDIVLVGSAEAILPELRRHNAAQSVEIVDAPEQVGMGEEPTIVRRKPNSSIMVTMDLVKQGRAEAAVAAGNTGAAMAAALFRIGRLPGIERPAIGAMLPTLKLGKRVLLLDVGANTDSRPRFLEQFALMGALYSRYVLGVAEPKVGLLNIGEERGKGNELVADAYEMLVNNPHVPFAGNCEGRDVMTGRFDVVVCDGFMGNVLLKFAEGVGLVALQILREELPRGIPGKIGIALMRNNLGQVKQRMDYAAYGGGLLLGVNGVCIIAHGSSKAQGILSAIRLAKEALDNRVLERIQQQLILPM
- the tgt gene encoding tRNA guanosine(34) transglycosylase Tgt encodes the protein MTARFAFTIEHRDGEARAGTFSTPHGPVHTPCFMPVGTKATVKTLTPTQLAEAGAQMILANTYHLSLQPGADIVAGAGGLHGFMQWPGPILTDSGGFQVFSLSSLRTIDDDGVTFREPKSGALVRFTPEHAVAVQNALGADVIMAFDECPPYPAGREQVEGAVERTLRWFERCVEAHRRPEQALFGIVQGGIWPDLRRRCAEGLVAADLPGYAIGGVSVGEPQTLIEQVVRVTVPLLPEHKPRYLMGVGTFREMAQAVAVGVDLFDCVMPTRVARHGSALLLSSGGDCRINLKNAQFRRAYEPLDCACRCYTCRHFSRAYLAHLVRSEEILAMTLLSIHNVATLTRFAALLRSAIATGSFVREFAHYLQSGSEQVLSN
- a CDS encoding TetR/AcrR family transcriptional regulator; this translates as MTSTPAKAVSMRRAPQQERGRQRVDSILDAAAEIFAEVGYEAATTNAIAARAKTSIGSLYQFFPDKQAIFRALDARYCLQLHALGAQVLTPAMAAVALERMVGDVIDAYGDFQSQSGFRAVMLQHQLTPHLCKAEDESLDRELVKVLAALLSMRNPALQPERCELLADVCVRTGCTLLTAGVLGDEKYHFQMLEQTKHILVAYLRPYDSPKS